The following are from one region of the Maribacter aquivivus genome:
- a CDS encoding lysophospholipid acyltransferase family protein, whose translation MGLFDKNPFGHNLYIKKWLIRILALLSHQRYKGFNTLEIEGSDIIRSLPDRNVLFVSNHQTYFADVVAMFHVFNASLSGREDSIKNLGYIWQPKLNMYYVAAAETMRKSLLTKIMAYAGSVSVERTWRSEGKDVKRQVKMSDISSIGLALNDGWVITFPQGTTTPWKPLRKGTAHIIKKYKPVVVPVVIDGFRRSFDKKGLRVKKKGILQSMVIKEPLQIDYENESSESIIEKLEYAIEQHPSFLKVISKKDLMAVEEENKQRKWRNS comes from the coding sequence ATGGGATTATTCGATAAAAACCCTTTCGGGCATAATTTATATATTAAAAAATGGCTAATTCGTATTTTGGCCTTGCTTTCGCATCAGCGATATAAAGGATTTAATACGTTAGAAATTGAAGGCTCTGATATTATTAGAAGCTTGCCAGATAGAAATGTACTATTTGTAAGTAACCATCAAACTTACTTTGCTGATGTAGTGGCTATGTTTCATGTATTCAATGCTAGCTTAAGTGGCCGAGAAGATTCTATAAAAAATTTAGGTTATATATGGCAGCCAAAATTGAATATGTACTATGTTGCGGCTGCAGAAACCATGAGAAAAAGTCTATTGACCAAAATTATGGCCTATGCAGGTTCTGTAAGTGTAGAAAGAACATGGCGTTCTGAAGGTAAAGATGTAAAGCGTCAAGTAAAAATGAGCGATATCTCTAGTATTGGTTTAGCTTTAAATGATGGTTGGGTTATCACTTTTCCTCAAGGGACTACAACACCGTGGAAACCTTTAAGAAAGGGGACTGCACATATAATTAAAAAATATAAACCAGTAGTTGTACCGGTAGTAATTGATGGATTTAGACGTTCTTTTGATAAAAAAGGACTTCGTGTCAAGAAAAAAGGAATTCTTCAATCTATGGTTATTAAAGAGCCGTTACAAATAGATTATGAGAATGAATCTTCTGAATCAATAATTGAAAAGTTAGAGTACGCCATAGAGCAACATCCTTCATTTTTAAAGGTGATTTCTAAAAAAGATTTAATGGCTGTAGAAGAGGAAAACAAGCAGCGTAAGTGGAGAAATTCTTAA
- a CDS encoding NUDIX hydrolase: protein MDFNFFEQQISKIKDLPLPGEASQHKMAPEIRIEELQRINQAKKNPRKAAVMALFYPTVNQNTNLLLILRKTYKGVHSNQVGFPGGKVEKSDGGLLTTALRETYEEVGVEPKDVTLVKEISEIFIPPSNFIVQPFIGLYKEPKPFVKQESEVELILEVPIVDFLDESKIVSKKITTSYAVDIEVPAFKLNGYIVWGATAMMLNEIKELLKQVL, encoded by the coding sequence ATGGATTTTAATTTTTTTGAACAACAAATATCAAAAATAAAGGATCTACCGCTACCGGGAGAAGCTTCACAGCATAAAATGGCTCCAGAAATTCGTATAGAAGAATTGCAGCGAATTAATCAGGCGAAGAAGAATCCGAGAAAAGCGGCAGTTATGGCTTTGTTTTATCCAACGGTAAATCAAAATACCAATCTATTGTTGATTCTTAGAAAAACATATAAAGGTGTGCACTCTAACCAAGTAGGTTTTCCGGGCGGTAAAGTAGAAAAATCTGATGGCGGATTGCTTACTACTGCATTACGCGAAACCTATGAAGAAGTAGGGGTGGAGCCCAAAGATGTTACCTTGGTGAAAGAAATCTCAGAAATTTTTATTCCTCCAAGTAATTTTATTGTTCAGCCATTTATTGGGCTGTATAAAGAACCAAAACCTTTTGTAAAGCAAGAATCAGAAGTAGAATTGATTCTAGAAGTTCCAATTGTAGATTTTTTAGACGAATCAAAAATTGTTTCCAAAAAAATAACAACCTCTTATGCTGTAGATATTGAAGTACCTGCCTTTAAATTAAACGGTTATATTGTTTGGGGTGCTACGGCAATGATGTTGAATGAGATTAAAGAGTTATTAAAGCAGGTGTTGTAA
- a CDS encoding peptidylprolyl isomerase, whose protein sequence is MRSLKFYIFLFIAIAALTGCKDTSKKVDTTISTAKTTIDSTKIKEKEIINDEQEKAFELTEDNAIDFFFNYEKTLKSNKVKITTNLGSFTIELFDNVPYHRANFIYLTEKGYFDYTQFHRVVKNFIIQGGNSDDEKTGKKRNEIGRYLLPPDTRKGHKHHRGTVSMPSSEMDNPHMLASPFEFFIVVTNPGSYHLDDEYTPFGRVIEGMDVVDKINNVPVEKGDWPLQNIYIEKAEVLE, encoded by the coding sequence ATGCGTTCACTTAAATTCTATATATTTCTTTTTATTGCTATTGCAGCTTTAACTGGCTGTAAAGATACTTCTAAGAAAGTTGATACTACAATTTCTACAGCAAAGACCACCATAGACTCTACTAAAATTAAAGAAAAAGAAATTATAAATGACGAGCAAGAAAAAGCTTTTGAACTTACTGAAGACAATGCCATTGATTTCTTTTTTAATTATGAAAAAACTTTAAAATCGAATAAAGTAAAAATTACTACCAATCTTGGCAGTTTTACTATAGAGCTATTTGATAATGTACCTTATCACCGAGCCAATTTCATTTACCTTACTGAAAAGGGTTATTTTGATTATACACAATTTCATAGAGTGGTGAAAAATTTCATTATCCAAGGTGGCAATTCTGATGACGAGAAAACAGGAAAGAAGAGAAATGAAATTGGCAGGTATTTATTACCTCCAGATACTCGAAAAGGACATAAGCACCACAGAGGTACCGTTTCTATGCCTAGTAGCGAAATGGATAACCCTCATATGCTAGCATCACCTTTTGAATTTTTCATTGTCGTTACCAACCCTGGGTCGTATCATTTAGATGATGAATACACCCCTTTCGGCAGGGTTATAGAAGGGATGGATGTCGTTGACAAAATTAATAATGTACCCGTTGAAAAAGGAGATTGGCCTTTGCAGAATATCTACATCGAAAAGGCTGAAGTACTAGAGTAG
- a CDS encoding trimeric intracellular cation channel family protein, whose product MFYFIIDILGTIAFAISGVLVAMDKRLDAFGVFIIAFVTAVGGGTLRDLLIGIKPVGWLNAPMHLLIIVITVLLAIIFVKQLKYVRKSLFLFDTIGIGLYTMVGIEKGLAAELPPVMCIALGTITACFGGVIRDILCNEIPVIFRKEIYATVCILGGLVYFLLIQFPIQNTIAYSMAIVTIIIMRVLAVRFKISLPNIYRAGV is encoded by the coding sequence ATGTTTTATTTCATCATTGATATTTTAGGAACTATTGCATTTGCCATTTCAGGTGTTTTAGTTGCGATGGATAAAAGACTAGATGCTTTTGGTGTGTTTATAATAGCCTTTGTAACAGCGGTAGGTGGCGGAACTTTACGTGATTTATTAATTGGTATTAAACCCGTAGGGTGGTTGAATGCACCCATGCATTTACTTATTATTGTAATTACAGTGTTGTTGGCAATCATCTTCGTAAAGCAGTTGAAATACGTTAGAAAATCACTCTTTCTATTTGATACTATTGGTATTGGTTTGTATACCATGGTTGGAATTGAAAAAGGGCTAGCTGCAGAGTTGCCGCCTGTTATGTGCATAGCCTTAGGTACAATAACAGCTTGCTTTGGCGGAGTGATTCGAGATATTTTATGTAATGAAATTCCTGTAATATTCAGAAAAGAGATTTACGCAACAGTATGCATTTTAGGTGGCTTAGTTTATTTTCTTTTAATACAATTTCCAATACAAAATACAATAGCCTATTCTATGGCAATTGTGACCATTATAATCATGAGAGTTCTAGCAGTGCGTTTTAAAATATCATTACCAAATATTTATCGTGCAGGAGTGTAA
- a CDS encoding RDD family protein, whose translation MNNLQINTTQNVNLNYTIVSIGERIVAFFIDAFILYLYYILVDLIGDAIGYIYDDGWTQRGIVGLITLPAMFYSLLMHIIFNGRTVGKMIMKMRVVSVDGSPVNWSNYLIRWMLRLVDIWIFVGSIGILTILFSEKRQRLGDAAAGTVVISTKNKTKVSHTILEEVEDTYVPKFVNVTILTDKDVRLIKETFSIAKKSNDFKTMKALRDKVDSILQTNSDLYDKQYLDTVLKDYNYFTQKL comes from the coding sequence ATGAATAACCTCCAAATCAATACAACGCAAAATGTGAACCTTAATTATACTATTGTAAGTATTGGTGAACGAATTGTGGCATTTTTTATAGATGCATTTATATTGTATCTCTATTATATTCTAGTTGATTTAATTGGTGACGCCATTGGTTATATTTATGATGATGGATGGACGCAGAGAGGTATTGTTGGTTTAATCACCTTACCCGCAATGTTTTATAGTTTATTAATGCATATAATTTTCAATGGTAGAACTGTTGGTAAAATGATTATGAAAATGAGAGTGGTATCGGTTGATGGTTCCCCGGTAAATTGGAGTAATTATTTAATTCGTTGGATGCTTCGTTTGGTTGATATCTGGATCTTTGTTGGGTCTATTGGTATACTAACCATTCTATTCTCTGAAAAAAGACAGCGTTTAGGTGATGCAGCTGCAGGTACAGTGGTAATTAGTACCAAAAACAAGACTAAAGTTTCTCATACAATTTTAGAAGAAGTGGAGGATACATATGTGCCTAAATTTGTGAATGTTACCATACTGACCGATAAAGATGTAAGACTGATCAAAGAAACCTTTAGTATAGCTAAAAAAAGCAATGATTTTAAAACGATGAAGGCGCTTAGAGATAAAGTAGATAGTATATTGCAAACCAATTCAGATTTGTATGATAAGCAGTATTTAGATACGGTCTTAAAAGATTATAATTATTTTACTCAAAAGCTATAA
- a CDS encoding stage II sporulation protein M — MREAAFVKQNKEKWIAFENAIHLDATSNPDELANGYIQLTNDLAYAQTYYAESKTLLYLNGLASQAHQKIYKNKKESKNRILSFWVTEFPLFFKQYHTTLGIAFLIFIIASAIGSLSALNDATFVRLILGDAYVNETLNNIANGDPAAIYKGGSEIGSFLGITINNIRVAFLAFAFGVITSIGTGYILFSNGVMLGAFITFFYTKGVFFEANKQIWLHGTIEISVIIIAGCAGLIMGNSILFPKTYSRRVSFMKGAKDGLKVVVSTIPFFIIAGFIEGFITRYTGMPNWLAFLIIGASLFLIIFYYIAYPIILNNQYERQLHTVTGKP; from the coding sequence ATGCGCGAAGCTGCTTTTGTGAAGCAAAATAAGGAAAAATGGATAGCATTTGAAAATGCCATACACCTTGATGCTACCTCAAACCCAGATGAACTTGCCAATGGTTACATTCAACTTACTAATGATTTAGCCTACGCACAAACGTATTACGCAGAAAGTAAGACTTTATTGTATTTAAACGGATTAGCTTCACAAGCACACCAAAAAATTTATAAGAATAAAAAAGAAAGTAAAAACCGAATTCTTAGTTTTTGGGTTACCGAATTCCCTCTTTTTTTCAAACAATATCACACCACACTTGGTATTGCTTTTTTAATATTTATTATAGCATCTGCCATTGGCTCATTATCTGCCTTGAACGATGCTACCTTTGTTCGTTTAATTTTAGGCGATGCATATGTAAATGAAACCCTTAATAATATTGCTAACGGTGACCCTGCCGCTATTTACAAAGGTGGTAGTGAAATTGGCTCATTTTTAGGTATAACAATCAATAATATTCGAGTTGCATTTCTTGCCTTTGCATTTGGTGTAATTACTAGTATTGGCACTGGTTATATTCTTTTTAGTAATGGCGTTATGCTGGGCGCATTCATTACTTTCTTTTATACTAAAGGGGTTTTCTTTGAAGCAAATAAGCAAATATGGCTACATGGTACCATAGAAATTTCAGTAATCATAATTGCCGGCTGTGCTGGTTTAATTATGGGCAATAGCATTCTATTTCCAAAAACGTACTCTAGGCGGGTATCTTTTATGAAAGGCGCTAAAGACGGATTAAAAGTTGTGGTCAGTACTATTCCGTTTTTCATTATTGCCGGTTTTATTGAAGGTTTTATTACACGTTATACCGGTATGCCCAATTGGCTGGCTTTTTTAATAATTGGTGCTTCTTTATTTCTAATTATATTTTATTACATCGCTTACCCGATCATACTTAATAACCAATATGAAAGACAATTACATACCGTTACGGGTAAACCGTGA
- a CDS encoding DUF4350 domain-containing protein, translated as MNLSTNKFNHNLGKRSKIILGLLIAVLIGIIVTEIVRPRPINWRFSYTSVSKIPFGCFVLYNELPSIFPNSEIESVEKSIYDLLIKRDSSIASNYLMINDFIYLDEQETNQVLKYVANGNQVFIASSNFTGQLADTLNVEITQQYDIQEDSVRASFSNQNFKQEHFYFERGVDPSYFVSIDTVNTEILGHIQFKTSSFLDDNKDEIKVRPNFIKTSFGEGSFIINTLPVAYTNYYVLGDNRNYSTQSFSYLNDHLLYWDDYKKSGRKVITSPMRFILNQPALKWSYYLLVIGLILFVIFKAKREQRIIPIIKPLENSSVAFAKTVGSLYYQHRDYANLNDKKITYFLTYIRNRYYVNTTVLDENFITQLSAKAGKSREETKTLIDLILSLKNKPIHSEQDSLTLVQKINTFKQSYGR; from the coding sequence TTGAATCTATCAACAAACAAATTCAATCATAATTTGGGTAAGCGTTCTAAAATAATACTTGGGCTTTTGATTGCGGTGCTAATTGGTATCATCGTAACCGAAATAGTACGCCCAAGACCTATAAATTGGAGATTTTCATACACGTCTGTATCTAAAATTCCTTTTGGTTGTTTTGTTCTTTATAATGAACTGCCTTCAATATTTCCGAACAGCGAAATTGAATCTGTTGAAAAGAGTATTTATGATTTGCTTATAAAGCGAGATTCATCAATAGCTTCGAACTATTTAATGATCAATGATTTTATCTATTTAGATGAACAAGAAACAAATCAAGTTTTAAAATATGTAGCCAATGGTAATCAAGTTTTTATAGCCAGCAGCAATTTTACTGGGCAATTAGCCGATACTTTAAATGTTGAAATTACACAACAATATGATATACAAGAAGACTCGGTCAGAGCTTCTTTCTCCAATCAAAATTTTAAACAAGAACATTTCTATTTTGAAAGAGGAGTAGATCCTTCATATTTTGTTAGTATTGATACTGTAAACACAGAAATACTTGGACACATACAATTCAAAACTTCTTCGTTTTTAGATGATAATAAAGATGAAATTAAAGTGAGACCAAATTTTATAAAGACATCTTTTGGAGAGGGAAGTTTCATCATTAATACTTTGCCCGTCGCATATACTAACTATTACGTATTGGGTGATAATAGAAACTACAGCACACAAAGTTTTTCGTATTTAAATGATCATCTTTTATATTGGGATGACTATAAAAAATCTGGCAGAAAAGTTATAACCTCACCTATGCGATTCATTTTAAATCAACCCGCATTAAAATGGAGCTATTATTTACTTGTGATAGGCTTAATACTCTTTGTAATATTTAAAGCCAAAAGAGAGCAGCGTATTATCCCTATCATAAAACCTTTAGAAAACTCTTCTGTAGCCTTTGCAAAAACTGTTGGTTCTCTATATTATCAACATAGAGATTATGCTAATTTGAACGATAAAAAAATTACCTATTTTTTAACCTACATTAGAAATAGGTACTATGTAAACACCACAGTGTTAGATGAAAACTTCATTACTCAATTAAGTGCTAAAGCCGGAAAATCTAGAGAAGAAACAAAAACTCTAATAGACCTCATACTTAGTCTAAAAAATAAACCTATACATAGTGAACAAGACTCATTAACCTTGGTTCAGAAAATAAATACATTTAAACAATCTTATGGAAGATAA
- a CDS encoding AAA family ATPase, protein MEDNTQDENNVEFNSRIDLTKLQESVAKVKSELGKVIIGQQEMIELLIVSILANGHSLIEGVPGVAKTVTAKLLAKTMNVDFSRIQFTPDLMPSDILGTSIFNVKTSEFEFKKGPIFSNIILIDEINRAPAKTQAALFEAMAERQITIDGNEFQMQPPFLVFATQNPIEQEGTYRLPEAQLDRFLFKINVHYPTLEEEIQILENKHQQKNTNVEALIDSVLSAEQIAAYQLIIKDIIVEDNLLKYIAAIVNNTRSNANLYLGASPRASIAILDASKAVAAINGRDFITPDDIKKVVGPILGHRIILTPEREMEGYTSEKMISDLIQTIEIPR, encoded by the coding sequence ATGGAAGATAATACACAAGATGAAAACAACGTAGAATTTAATTCGCGCATAGATCTAACCAAACTACAAGAGTCTGTTGCTAAGGTGAAATCTGAATTGGGAAAAGTAATTATTGGTCAGCAAGAAATGATCGAATTATTGATCGTTTCTATTTTAGCGAACGGTCATTCCCTTATTGAAGGTGTACCAGGTGTAGCCAAAACAGTTACAGCAAAACTCTTAGCAAAAACAATGAATGTAGATTTCAGCAGAATTCAATTTACGCCAGATTTAATGCCTAGCGATATTTTGGGTACGTCTATATTTAATGTAAAGACCTCTGAATTTGAATTTAAAAAAGGACCTATATTTTCAAATATTATTTTGATTGATGAGATAAACCGTGCGCCTGCAAAAACCCAAGCTGCTCTTTTTGAAGCTATGGCAGAACGTCAAATAACTATTGATGGAAATGAATTTCAAATGCAGCCCCCATTTTTAGTGTTTGCCACTCAAAACCCAATTGAACAAGAAGGCACCTACAGATTGCCCGAAGCTCAATTAGACCGTTTTCTTTTTAAAATAAATGTACACTACCCTACTCTAGAAGAGGAAATACAAATTTTAGAAAACAAGCATCAACAGAAAAATACTAATGTAGAAGCCTTGATTGACTCTGTTCTATCTGCAGAACAAATTGCAGCTTATCAATTAATAATAAAAGATATTATCGTTGAAGATAATTTACTGAAGTACATAGCTGCCATTGTCAACAATACAAGAAGTAATGCTAATTTATATTTAGGAGCTTCTCCAAGAGCTTCTATAGCCATACTAGACGCCTCTAAAGCAGTTGCAGCGATAAATGGTAGAGATTTTATAACTCCTGATGATATTAAGAAGGTAGTGGGTCCTATTTTAGGCCATAGAATTATATTAACACCAGAACGAGAAATGGAAGGCTACACCTCAGAAAAAATGATCAGCGACCTTATTCAAACTATCGAAATTCCAAGATAA
- a CDS encoding DUF58 domain-containing protein — protein MKKVFKNIFLQKRFFLVLTGIILCFLVSYIFEIISFIAKLLFYLFLALLIVDIILLFLSKGNIIADRIVPDKLSNGDENNIKIQVTNQYLFTSKVNIIDELPFQFQKRDFNFRNELNSGEQKFYMYNVRPVERGVYSFGNLNVFATSPIGFLAKKYTFNQDKEVPVYPSFLQLRKYELLAFSNRLMEFGIKKIRRIGHTMEFEQIKDYIQGDDIRNINWKATAKRGQLMVNQFQDEKSQPIYSIIDKGRVMKMPFNSLSLLDYAINATLVISSIALKKNDKAGMFAFSNKIENRVVAERRSSQMNLILETLYNLNTNFVESDFSRLYIDVKRNIPQRSLLLLYTNFETLDALHRQLPYLQAIAKQHLLVVIFFENTELVAYAKEKPNNTLEIYEQAIAEKFIYEKQLVVNELRKYGIQTILTKPEDLTINTINKYLEIKAKGLL, from the coding sequence GTGAAAAAGGTATTCAAAAATATATTTCTTCAAAAAAGATTCTTCCTGGTTTTAACAGGCATCATCTTGTGCTTTTTAGTATCCTATATTTTTGAGATTATCTCATTTATTGCCAAACTTCTGTTCTATCTGTTTTTAGCGCTACTAATTGTAGATATCATTCTGCTTTTTTTATCAAAAGGAAACATAATTGCAGACAGAATTGTACCTGATAAACTTTCTAATGGCGATGAAAATAATATCAAAATACAAGTTACCAATCAATACTTATTTACTAGCAAGGTTAACATTATTGACGAGCTTCCGTTTCAATTTCAGAAACGTGATTTCAATTTCAGAAATGAATTAAACTCTGGGGAGCAAAAATTTTACATGTATAATGTTAGACCTGTTGAACGCGGAGTCTATAGTTTCGGAAATTTAAATGTATTCGCAACTTCCCCAATCGGATTTCTTGCTAAAAAGTACACATTTAACCAAGATAAAGAAGTACCTGTGTATCCTTCATTTTTGCAACTTCGTAAATATGAGCTTTTAGCATTTAGTAATCGCTTAATGGAATTTGGTATTAAAAAGATTCGTCGCATAGGTCATACGATGGAGTTCGAGCAAATTAAAGATTACATACAGGGCGACGATATTCGTAATATAAATTGGAAAGCAACTGCCAAAAGAGGTCAGTTGATGGTTAACCAATTTCAAGATGAAAAATCACAGCCTATATATTCTATTATTGACAAAGGCAGGGTAATGAAAATGCCATTTAACTCGCTTAGCTTGCTCGATTACGCCATTAATGCAACTTTGGTCATTAGCAGTATCGCCCTTAAAAAAAATGATAAAGCGGGTATGTTTGCGTTTAGTAATAAGATAGAAAACAGGGTGGTTGCAGAACGTAGAAGTTCTCAAATGAATCTTATTCTTGAAACTCTTTATAACCTGAACACTAATTTTGTTGAGAGTGATTTTAGTAGATTATACATTGATGTAAAAAGAAATATTCCACAACGAAGTCTTTTATTATTGTATACAAATTTTGAAACATTAGACGCACTACACCGCCAATTACCCTATTTACAAGCCATTGCAAAACAACATTTATTGGTTGTCATTTTCTTTGAAAATACAGAACTTGTTGCATACGCTAAAGAAAAACCTAACAATACTCTTGAGATTTATGAGCAGGCAATTGCAGAGAAATTTATCTATGAGAAACAATTGGTAGTTAATGAACTTAGAAAGTATGGTATACAGACTATTTTAACAAAACCAGAAGATTTGACTATTAATACAATTAATAAGTATTTAGAAATTAAAGCGAAAGGACTTCTGTAA
- a CDS encoding pirin family protein — MKTILHTSNTRGHADHGWLNSYHSFSFGGYHNAERMNFGVLRVLNDDTVAAGRGFGTHPHRNMEIISIPLEGDLQHMDDMGNSTIIKAGDVQVMSAGTGVSHSEYNKNKDAEVKFLQIWIIPNEQSVSPRYDQISIKDIATKNSLYQILSPNADDAGVWIHQNAWFHLGEYDSEITDSYTLKQKGNGVYIFVLEGEIEIANQRLNKRDGFGIWETETFDFKINEDSKILVMEVPMSI, encoded by the coding sequence ATGAAAACTATTTTACATACATCTAACACCAGAGGTCATGCTGATCATGGTTGGTTAAATTCTTACCATAGCTTTAGTTTTGGGGGTTATCATAATGCGGAACGAATGAATTTTGGAGTATTAAGAGTATTAAATGACGATACCGTTGCTGCGGGTCGCGGTTTTGGAACTCATCCTCATAGAAATATGGAAATCATATCTATTCCGTTAGAAGGTGATCTTCAACATATGGATGATATGGGGAACTCTACAATAATTAAAGCTGGCGATGTTCAAGTTATGAGTGCTGGCACTGGTGTTTCACATAGCGAGTACAACAAAAACAAAGATGCAGAGGTTAAGTTTTTACAAATTTGGATTATTCCGAACGAACAAAGTGTTTCTCCTCGTTACGATCAAATCTCCATAAAAGATATTGCGACGAAAAACAGTTTGTATCAAATTCTTTCTCCAAACGCCGATGATGCCGGAGTATGGATTCACCAAAACGCATGGTTTCATCTTGGAGAATATGATTCTGAAATAACAGATTCATATACTTTAAAACAAAAAGGAAACGGAGTCTACATTTTTGTTCTTGAAGGAGAAATTGAAATTGCTAATCAGAGATTAAACAAACGTGACGGATTCGGAATTTGGGAAACCGAAACCTTCGATTTCAAAATTAATGAAGATTCGAAAATTCTCGTTATGGAAGTTCCTATGAGTATATAA
- a CDS encoding sensor histidine kinase, whose protein sequence is MPKQNSTSLKKPLKNSRFLDEFGLITIISSIFTFAVFIYTLIFQSYIEQVLAFVVALGFGIGFILNRLKFYKATRIYMTLFPPVMFMSLIFLIGGFFGQAVAFATMGFLAFIGYRRSPRTRNLIITFDILAFIVPTIYISIYGPILGTIDVPFDEVFAFLACLGWLSLTFRMYDQNKTRTYTNDLENHITALKESELNLKIAQNDLRSQNNKLAVLNNELKLKNTHIEEFTFIVTHDLRGPLNNIKVIATELEKQHLVANYANFSNYLKHLQGSSTRLTNLVEGLLKYAEIGNSSGMESVNIAEVIQLVIDDLSESIKDSKATLNIDEMPTLIARPSDIRMLFQNLIHNALKFKTNKGLPIINISSEKKDNEYLFSVADNGIGIPKEQLENVFNAFHKLHNQSKFEGSGIGLYGSKKIVDHHLGKIWVESEENIGSTFYFTINTNSLEHHKTEEHSISLN, encoded by the coding sequence TTGCCTAAACAAAATTCGACATCACTTAAAAAGCCTTTGAAGAATAGCAGGTTCTTAGATGAATTTGGTTTAATTACCATCATATCTTCAATTTTCACATTTGCCGTATTCATTTACACGCTCATTTTTCAATCTTATATTGAACAGGTACTTGCCTTTGTAGTTGCCCTAGGCTTTGGAATAGGTTTTATTTTAAATCGTTTAAAATTTTATAAGGCTACCAGAATCTACATGACCTTATTTCCCCCGGTCATGTTTATGAGCCTTATATTTTTAATCGGTGGCTTTTTTGGTCAGGCAGTAGCATTTGCCACTATGGGATTCTTGGCGTTTATAGGTTATAGAAGAAGTCCACGTACAAGAAATCTAATTATAACTTTTGATATTTTAGCTTTTATAGTACCCACAATTTACATCTCTATATACGGACCTATTTTAGGTACAATTGATGTACCCTTTGATGAAGTTTTTGCATTCTTAGCCTGTTTAGGTTGGCTTTCCCTTACATTTCGAATGTATGATCAAAATAAGACCAGAACATATACCAACGATTTAGAAAATCATATTACCGCCTTAAAAGAAAGTGAGTTGAATCTTAAAATTGCCCAAAACGATTTAAGAAGCCAGAATAATAAATTAGCTGTTTTAAACAACGAACTGAAATTAAAAAATACGCATATTGAAGAATTTACCTTTATAGTTACGCATGATTTAAGAGGTCCCCTAAACAATATAAAGGTTATTGCTACAGAATTAGAAAAACAACACTTAGTTGCAAACTATGCGAATTTCAGCAATTATCTAAAGCATTTACAAGGTAGCTCTACTAGACTAACAAATTTGGTAGAAGGTCTTTTAAAATATGCAGAAATAGGAAATTCTAGCGGAATGGAATCTGTAAATATTGCAGAAGTTATACAGTTGGTTATTGATGATTTATCAGAAAGCATTAAAGATTCTAAGGCAACATTGAACATTGACGAGATGCCTACATTAATTGCTAGACCTAGTGATATTAGAATGCTTTTTCAAAATTTAATTCACAATGCGTTAAAATTTAAAACAAATAAGGGATTACCAATCATAAATATCTCCTCTGAAAAGAAAGATAATGAATACCTGTTTAGTGTGGCTGATAATGGTATTGGAATACCCAAAGAGCAACTAGAGAATGTTTTCAATGCTTTTCACAAACTTCATAATCAATCTAAATTCGAAGGATCTGGTATCGGACTCTACGGAAGCAAAAAAATAGTAGATCACCACTTAGGTAAAATATGGGTTGAGTCTGAAGAAAATATAGGTAGCACTTTTTATTTTACCATCAACACAAATTCATTAGAACATCATAAAACCGAAGAACATAGCATAAGTCTCAATTAA